Proteins encoded by one window of Salicibibacter halophilus:
- a CDS encoding phosphotransferase family protein: MTQSVRSGEELDLAKIKPFLEKHLDDIPKDEPLKVNQYPAGASNLTYLLACGEWQGVLRRPPFGPLPPKAHDMKREYEILSRLHPAFPLAPKPYVLGEDPSVMDATFYVMERKEGIVIDDKLPEGVEETEEIGRHLSHQFIDTLAALHRVDTEKAGLHQFGKPEGFMERQVHGWLKRYERAKTEDIPEYENLKKWLTENVPADGETTVIHNDFKFNNLLFSNDLSEIKAVVDWEMATIGDPLFDLGVVLSYWIQDDDPELLQSTFQTVTKKPGFLTRRELIDRYAEKSGRDCSSIHFYQMFAYFKLAVIVQQIYFRWKNGQTQDERFKHYGGRAKSLIEYASQSLNEG, encoded by the coding sequence ATGACCCAATCCGTACGCAGTGGCGAAGAACTGGATCTTGCTAAAATAAAACCGTTTTTGGAAAAACATCTGGATGACATTCCTAAAGACGAGCCTTTAAAAGTGAATCAATATCCCGCCGGGGCTTCGAACTTAACCTATCTATTAGCTTGCGGCGAGTGGCAAGGCGTTTTGCGGCGTCCGCCGTTCGGACCGCTGCCGCCTAAAGCTCACGACATGAAGCGGGAGTATGAGATCCTTTCGCGACTCCATCCTGCATTTCCTTTGGCACCGAAGCCGTATGTGCTCGGGGAAGACCCATCCGTCATGGACGCCACGTTTTACGTCATGGAGCGAAAAGAAGGCATTGTCATCGATGACAAGTTGCCCGAAGGGGTAGAGGAAACGGAAGAGATCGGCCGACACCTGTCCCATCAATTTATTGATACGTTGGCAGCGCTTCACCGGGTGGACACCGAAAAAGCCGGTCTGCATCAATTCGGTAAACCGGAAGGGTTCATGGAACGCCAAGTCCATGGCTGGCTTAAACGTTATGAACGGGCCAAAACCGAAGACATTCCAGAATATGAAAATCTGAAAAAATGGCTCACGGAAAACGTCCCCGCAGACGGAGAGACGACGGTCATTCACAATGATTTCAAGTTCAATAATCTTTTATTTTCCAATGATCTATCCGAGATAAAAGCGGTTGTCGATTGGGAAATGGCGACGATCGGCGATCCCCTTTTCGACCTCGGCGTCGTTCTCAGTTACTGGATCCAGGACGACGACCCGGAACTTTTACAATCGACGTTCCAAACGGTCACGAAAAAACCCGGCTTTTTAACTCGCCGCGAACTGATTGATCGTTATGCGGAAAAAAGCGGACGGGATTGCTCATCGATTCATTTTTACCAAATGTTTGCTTATTTTAAGTTGGCCGTAATTGTTCAACAGATTTATTTTCGCTGGAAAAACGGCCAGACGCAGGATGAACGCTTTAAGCATTACGGTGGCCGCGCGAAAAGTCTAATTGAATATGCATCGCAATCATTAAATGAGGGGTGA
- a CDS encoding acyl-CoA dehydrogenase family protein — translation MDFGKTDKVKDLEERVWRFMEEVIDPNEKVYEEQLNEQSTRWQSPPIMEEMKQQAKDAGLWNLFLPESELGAGLTNVEYAPLCEIMGRSSIAPEVFNCSAPDTGNMETLVRYASEEQKKQWLEPLLDGKIRSAFAMTEPNIASSDATNIETHIKKDGDAYIINGRKWWTSGIMDPRCEIMIVMGKSDPDGPKYTQQSMILVPRDTPGVTVHRHLPVFGYDDAPEGHGEVEFDNVRVPASNILWDEGKGFAIAQGRLGPGRIHHCMRLIGLAEKSLEAMCERVQDRSTFGKQLSEQGVIQEWIADSRIEIEQARLLTMKAAYMMDTVGNKEGRTEIAMIKVVAPNMALRVIDRAIQAHGGAGVSDDFPLAQSWAKARTLRLADGPDEVHRRSVGRLELKKYR, via the coding sequence ATGGATTTCGGCAAAACGGATAAAGTGAAAGATTTAGAAGAACGTGTGTGGCGGTTTATGGAAGAAGTGATTGACCCGAATGAAAAAGTGTATGAGGAACAACTCAACGAACAGTCCACGCGTTGGCAATCACCGCCAATTATGGAAGAGATGAAGCAACAAGCGAAGGACGCGGGACTATGGAATCTATTCTTGCCGGAAAGCGAGCTTGGCGCGGGGCTCACGAACGTGGAATACGCGCCGTTATGCGAGATTATGGGACGATCGTCGATCGCGCCGGAAGTCTTCAATTGCTCGGCGCCCGACACCGGGAACATGGAAACGCTCGTCCGCTATGCGTCGGAGGAGCAAAAGAAACAGTGGTTGGAACCGCTGCTGGATGGCAAGATCCGCTCCGCGTTCGCCATGACCGAGCCGAACATCGCTTCGTCAGACGCGACAAACATCGAAACGCACATCAAAAAAGACGGCGATGCCTACATCATTAACGGCCGCAAATGGTGGACATCGGGCATCATGGATCCGCGCTGTGAAATCATGATTGTGATGGGCAAATCGGACCCGGACGGCCCGAAATATACACAACAGTCGATGATATTAGTGCCGAGAGACACACCCGGCGTCACCGTCCATCGCCACTTGCCCGTCTTCGGCTATGACGATGCGCCCGAAGGACACGGGGAAGTGGAGTTCGACAACGTGCGTGTCCCCGCTTCGAACATCCTTTGGGACGAAGGCAAAGGGTTCGCGATCGCTCAAGGGCGCCTCGGACCGGGACGGATTCATCACTGCATGCGTCTCATCGGCTTGGCGGAAAAGTCGCTCGAGGCAATGTGTGAGCGCGTGCAAGACCGCTCCACCTTCGGCAAACAACTCTCGGAGCAGGGCGTGATCCAGGAATGGATCGCCGATTCGCGCATCGAGATTGAACAGGCGCGTCTGTTGACGATGAAAGCCGCTTATATGATGGATACAGTCGGAAATAAAGAAGGGCGCACGGAAATCGCCATGATCAAGGTCGTCGCGCCGAACATGGCGCTGCGCGTCATCGATCGCGCCATTCAAGCGCATGGCGGGGCCGGTGTGAGTGACGACTTTCCTCTCGCGCAAAGCTGGGCGAAAGCGCGCACGCTCCGTCTCGCGGATGGTCCTGACGAAGTGCACCGCCGCTCGGTCGGGCGATTGGAACTGAAAAAATATCGATAA
- a CDS encoding NADPH:quinone oxidoreductase family protein, with protein MRAWQVKELADPAQALALEELEKPEREEGQVLIKTQTAALNFFDILLCQGKYQEKPPLPFTPGAEIAGTVEAADSGSDFQVGQKVLARPALPNGGFAEWVSVPEASVFRVPESMSFQEAAAMYITYQTACYALHDRANIKTGDVLLVHAGSGGVGSAAIQLGKAVGARVIATAGGPEKVQVCKDLGADVAIDYKAEDFVDTVKKETDGRGADIIFDPVGSDTFDRSRKCINFAGRILVVGFAGGRIPEAPTNHALVKNYSIVGVHWGYFAKLYEDEMIRMHHTLCDMYEAGEIKPLIYDEFPFEEVPHALDLLGDRKTYGKVVVDVGGEA; from the coding sequence ATGCGTGCATGGCAAGTGAAAGAACTCGCGGATCCGGCGCAGGCACTGGCTTTGGAAGAGCTGGAAAAACCTGAGCGGGAAGAAGGACAAGTGCTCATTAAAACGCAGACAGCAGCTTTAAATTTTTTCGATATTCTATTGTGTCAAGGGAAGTACCAGGAAAAACCCCCGCTCCCCTTTACACCCGGTGCGGAAATCGCGGGCACGGTAGAAGCGGCCGACTCCGGAAGTGATTTCCAAGTCGGGCAAAAAGTATTGGCCAGACCAGCGCTCCCCAACGGCGGTTTCGCGGAATGGGTCTCCGTCCCGGAAGCATCCGTTTTCCGTGTGCCCGAATCGATGTCTTTTCAGGAAGCAGCCGCGATGTACATCACCTATCAAACCGCCTGCTACGCCCTGCACGACCGCGCAAACATTAAAACGGGCGACGTCCTGCTCGTCCATGCCGGCTCCGGTGGTGTCGGCTCCGCCGCGATTCAACTCGGAAAAGCGGTCGGTGCTCGCGTAATCGCCACAGCAGGTGGCCCCGAAAAAGTGCAAGTATGTAAAGATCTAGGCGCAGACGTCGCCATCGACTACAAAGCGGAAGATTTCGTAGATACTGTAAAAAAAGAAACTGACGGCCGCGGCGCCGATATCATCTTCGACCCTGTCGGCAGCGACACATTCGATCGCTCCCGCAAATGCATCAACTTCGCCGGCCGCATCTTGGTTGTAGGCTTCGCCGGTGGACGAATCCCGGAAGCCCCCACCAACCACGCGTTGGTAAAAAACTACTCGATCGTCGGCGTCCATTGGGGCTACTTCGCGAAGCTCTACGAAGACGAAATGATACGCATGCACCACACCCTATGCGACATGTACGAAGCGGGTGAGATTAAACCGTTGATCTATGACGAGTTCCCGTTTGAAGAAGTGCCGCATGCGTTAGATCTATTGGGTGATCGGAAGACGTATGGGAAGGTTGTTGTGGATGTTGGGGGAGAAGCGTAA
- a CDS encoding SDR family oxidoreductase: MTTMDLFNLSGQTAIITGGGRGLGEWMAEALTDAGANVVLCSRKKEACIDVRDRINENGGNAIAFRCDVTDEDEVQEVVDATMEHFGRIDILVNNSGTSWGGDNPEDMPVDKFKKVVNVNLVGTFIMSQAVGRKMIETNTKGRIINIASVAGLKGSNPEVMQAIGYNSSKGGVLTFTKDLAINWARHGITVNAIAPGFIPTKMSQDVIEPIKDQMIANVPLQRLGEADDMRGTIVYMASPAAAFMTGQTIVLDGGVTSG; the protein is encoded by the coding sequence ATGACAACGATGGATTTATTTAACTTAAGCGGCCAAACCGCGATCATCACCGGCGGTGGCCGGGGCCTAGGCGAATGGATGGCGGAAGCGCTCACCGACGCGGGCGCGAACGTCGTCCTCTGTTCGCGAAAAAAAGAAGCATGCATAGATGTAAGAGATCGCATCAACGAGAACGGCGGCAACGCCATCGCGTTTCGCTGTGACGTCACCGATGAAGATGAAGTGCAAGAAGTCGTGGACGCGACGATGGAGCACTTCGGCCGCATTGATATTTTGGTGAATAACAGCGGTACGTCATGGGGTGGGGACAACCCTGAGGACATGCCGGTGGATAAATTTAAAAAAGTCGTCAATGTCAACCTCGTTGGGACGTTTATCATGTCTCAGGCCGTCGGAAGAAAAATGATTGAAACGAACACGAAAGGACGCATCATCAACATCGCCTCCGTCGCGGGCTTGAAAGGCTCCAACCCGGAAGTGATGCAAGCAATCGGCTATAACTCCAGCAAAGGCGGCGTGCTCACCTTCACGAAAGATTTGGCCATCAACTGGGCGCGCCACGGCATCACCGTCAACGCCATCGCTCCCGGCTTCATTCCGACGAAAATGAGCCAAGACGTCATCGAGCCGATCAAGGATCAAATGATCGCAAACGTCCCGTTGCAGCGGCTCGGGGAAGCCGATGATATGCGCGGAACGATCGTATATATGGCATCACCGGCGGCAGCATTTATGACCGGCCAAACGATCGTCCTCGACGGCGGTGTGACGTCCGGATAA
- a CDS encoding SDR family NAD(P)-dependent oxidoreductase, which yields MRLEGKTAIVTGAGSGIGRATAIDFAREGAQVVVADINASAGEETVAEIEKTGGEARFAKVDVASYESVEHLVQQAVAHFGKLDIMHNNAGTGNPPHNVMDMPIEEYQRVVNVNQNGVFYGIKAAAHAMEDSGGVIINTASIYAGIADRKRFPYHASKGAVVSMTKAAALDLAKYNIRVTGIAPGLIETGIVEDWKSDPDVWAIIEKAQMRRKAGKPEEVAKLVSFLASDDASFLNAHVYHVDDGAAAFKR from the coding sequence ATGAGATTAGAAGGAAAAACAGCGATCGTCACAGGTGCCGGCTCCGGCATCGGGCGCGCGACGGCGATTGATTTTGCCCGCGAAGGCGCTCAGGTGGTCGTTGCTGATATCAACGCTTCGGCCGGCGAGGAAACGGTCGCGGAGATTGAAAAAACAGGCGGCGAGGCGCGGTTTGCCAAGGTGGACGTGGCTTCGTATGAGAGCGTGGAGCACCTGGTGCAGCAGGCCGTGGCGCACTTCGGAAAACTGGACATCATGCATAACAACGCCGGCACCGGAAACCCGCCGCATAACGTCATGGACATGCCGATCGAGGAATACCAACGCGTCGTGAACGTGAACCAAAATGGTGTTTTTTACGGCATCAAAGCGGCGGCGCACGCCATGGAAGACAGCGGCGGCGTCATCATCAACACCGCCTCCATCTACGCGGGCATAGCCGACCGGAAACGTTTCCCATACCACGCCAGCAAGGGCGCAGTTGTTTCCATGACGAAAGCGGCGGCATTGGATTTGGCAAAATATAACATCCGCGTAACGGGCATTGCACCTGGTCTCATTGAAACCGGCATCGTGGAAGACTGGAAAAGCGACCCAGACGTATGGGCGATTATTGAAAAAGCACAAATGCGCCGCAAAGCCGGCAAGCCGGAAGAAGTCGCGAAACTGGTCTCCTTTTTAGCCAGCGACGACGCCTCGTTCCTGAATGCCCACGTGTACCACGTGGACGACGGCGCGGCAGCGTTTAAACGGTAA
- a CDS encoding 2-phosphosulfolactate phosphatase, with the protein MNVFDMGKCRLWLTTEEIRPESLEGATVVVIDVLLATTTLVTIMERGARRIFPVSGVEEAHRLKKELGHSSVLTGGELGGQPVESFDCAHLPDEYTPERVKDQDIVFLSSNGTRAIMKAKAADTLVLGNLRNAYAIADYINREAPEEVIIVCAGSLGQFSLEDYICANLILSRLNVENAHLNDAAVYALDQRFDPKNVAELVAKGRVGRNFHKLGLDALLEFVVEVGSSESVVGLHNGAELRFKSMGSEAK; encoded by the coding sequence GTGAACGTTTTCGATATGGGAAAGTGCCGTTTATGGTTAACGACAGAAGAAATCAGACCCGAAAGTTTGGAGGGCGCGACGGTTGTTGTTATTGATGTGCTGCTAGCGACAACGACACTTGTCACCATTATGGAACGGGGCGCCCGGCGTATTTTTCCGGTTTCCGGAGTAGAAGAAGCTCATCGGTTGAAGAAAGAACTCGGTCATTCTTCCGTGCTTACCGGAGGAGAGCTCGGAGGGCAGCCTGTTGAAAGCTTTGATTGCGCCCATTTGCCGGATGAATACACACCGGAACGTGTGAAAGATCAGGATATCGTCTTTTTATCTTCCAACGGGACGAGAGCGATTATGAAAGCGAAAGCAGCGGACACGTTGGTCTTGGGGAATTTGAGAAATGCCTATGCAATCGCGGATTATATCAACCGGGAAGCTCCGGAAGAAGTCATTATCGTGTGCGCGGGTTCCCTCGGGCAGTTTTCATTGGAAGACTATATTTGTGCAAATCTTATCCTGTCCCGGCTTAACGTGGAAAATGCTCACTTAAACGATGCCGCTGTGTATGCATTGGACCAACGTTTTGATCCGAAAAATGTGGCGGAGCTTGTGGCAAAGGGACGCGTGGGGCGCAATTTTCACAAATTGGGATTGGATGCGTTGTTGGAGTTTGTGGTCGAGGTAGGGAGCTCGGAGTCGGTGGTAGGGCTTCATAACGGAGCTGAACTAAGATTTAAGTCTATGGGGAGTGAAGCAAAATGA